The Salmo trutta unplaced genomic scaffold, fSalTru1.1, whole genome shotgun sequence genome has a segment encoding these proteins:
- the LOC115189924 gene encoding cleavage and polyadenylation specificity factor subunit 6 isoform X6 has protein sequence MADGVDHIDIYADVEEDFNQESDYPAHDQIDLYDDVISPSANNNGDAPEDRDYLDNLPPPAGSEGNKSTPPNVVYTYTGKRIALYIGNLTWWTTDEDLTDAIGSIGIKDLLEIKFFENRANGQSKGFALVCVGSDASSRKLLDLLAKRELHGQNPIVTPCNKQSLSQFEMQSRKSTSGGQMSGDGKAGPPTMGPRGGFPMGMGRGRGRFPGPPGPGGDRFPGPIGPGGPPPHFPGSGMRPPELINHRHQEGHLMDMNFNCFPPGRDGNWRPRGGMQGPPRPPPGPLGPPGPLGPPPPGQGLPPPMQGPPNRGDRPPPPVMFPGQFGQPPMGPLPPGPPPHGFGPPPGPPPPQQGPPPPGHFPPRPPGPLGPPLALAPPPHMTGPRPGGPPPAPHVNPAFFPPPGGPNNMGGPPGGDGRGPNGPNDPYGRPPPYDRGDFGPAGREMESARTPLSEAEFEEIMNRNRAISSSAISRAVSDASAADYGSAIETLVTAISLIKQSKVSADDRCKVLISSLQDCLHGIENKSYGSASRRERSRERDHSRSREKSRRHKSRSRDRHEDYYRERSRERERHRGDRERERERDREREYRHR, from the exons GAATCAGACTACCCTGCCCATGACCAGATAGACTTGTATGACGATGTTATCTCTCCTTCGGCCAATAATAACGGAGACGCACCTGAGGACCGGGACTACCTGGACAACCTACCCCCACCTGCTGGCTCCGAGGGGAACAAGAGCACCCCGCCCAACGTGGTTTACACGTACACTGGCAAGAGGATCGCCCTGTACATAGGCAATCTCACATGG TGGACAACAGACGAAGATTTGACAGACGCCATTGGATCAATAGGCATTAAGGATTTGCTGGAGATCAAGTTCTTTGAGAACAGAGCCAACGGGCAGAGTAAAGG GTTTGCCCTGGTGTGTGTGGGCTCAGACGCGTCCTCTAGGAAGCTACTGGACCTGCTGGCTAAACGGGAGCTACACGGACAGAACCCCATTGTTACCCCCTGCAACAAGCAGTCCCTCAGCCAGTTCGAGATGCAGTCTCGGAAAA GTACATCGGGTGGGCAGATGTCCGGCGATGGGAAGGCGGGACCCCCCACCATGGGCCCCCGCGGTGGCTTCCCCATGGGCATGGGTAGGGGCCGAGGCCGCTTCCCTGGCCCTCCTGGCCCTGGAGGAGACCGGTTCCCTGGGCCCATCGGACCCGGAGGACCACCGCCACACTTCCCAG GGTCGGGGATGAGGCCACCTGAACTCATTAACCATAGACACCAAGAAGGCCACCTGATGGATATGAATTTCAATTGCTTCCCGCCGGGACGTGATGGGAATTGGCGACCCAGAG GTGGTATGCAGGGCCCACCTCGACCCCCTCCTGGCCCACTAGGTCCCCCTGGACCCCTAGGCCCCCCTCCCCCAGGACAGGGCCTCCCCCCTCCCATGCAAGGCCCCCCCAACCGTGGCGACCGCCCACCACCCCCGGTCATGTTCCCCGGCCAGTTTGGCCAGCCCCCCATGGGTCCTCTCCCCCCTGGCCCTCCCCCACACGGCTTCGGCCCTCCTCCtggccccccacccccccaacagGGCCCTCCACCCCCTGGTCATTTTCCTCCTCGCCCCCCTGGTCCCCTTGGACCGCCTCTGGCCCTCGCTCCCCCACCACACATGACCGGGCCCCGACCTGGAGGTCCCCCACCGGCTCCCCATGTCAACCCAGCGTTCTTCCCTCCTCCTGGGGGTCCTAACAACATGGGGGGCCCTCCTGGAGGGGACGGCAGGGGCCCCAACGGGCCCAACGACCCCTATGGACGGCCACCTCCGTATGACCGGGGAGACTTCGGACCCGCCGGCAG GGAGATGGAGTCGGCGCGGACACCGCTGAGTGAGGCAGAGTTTGAGGAGATCATGAACCGGAACCGAGCCATCTCCAGTAGTGCCATCTCTAGGGCGGTGTCAGATGCTAGCGCTG CTGACTATGGCAGTGCCATAGAGACTCTGGTGACAGCCATCTCTCTGATCAAGCAGTCTAAGGTATCTGCTGACGACCGCTGCAAAGTTCTCATCAGCTCTCTGCAGGACTGTCTCCACGGCATCGAGAACAAGTCCTACGGCTCTGCCTCCAG ACGCGAGAGGTCGAGGGAGCGTGACCACAGCCGATCCCGGGAGAAGAGCCGGCGCCACAAGTCCCGTAGCCGCGACCGCCACGAGGACTACTACCGCGAACGCAGCCGGGAGCGAGAACGGCACCGCGGGGACAGAGAACGTGAACGCGAAAGAGACCGTGAGAGGGAGTACCGACATCGTTAG
- the LOC115189924 gene encoding cleavage and polyadenylation specificity factor subunit 6 isoform X2: MADGVDHIDIYADVEEDFNQESDYPAHDQIDLYDDVISPSANNNGDAPEDRDYLDNLPPPAGSEGNKSTPPNVVYTYTGKRIALYIGNLTWWTTDEDLTDAIGSIGIKDLLEIKFFENRANGQSKGFALVCVGSDASSRKLLDLLAKRELHGQNPIVTPCNKQSLSQFEMQSRKSTSGGQMSGDGKAGPPTMGPRGGFPMGMGRGRGRFPGPPGPGGDRFPGPIGPGGPPPHFPGSGMRPPELINHRHQEGHLMDMNFNCFPPGRDGNWRPRGGMQGPPRPPPGPLGPPGPLGPPPPGQGLPPPMQGPPNRGDRPPPPVMFPGQFGQPPMGPLPPGPPPHGFGPPPGPPPPQQGPPPPGHFPPRPPGPLGPPLALAPPPHMTGPRPGGPPPAPHVNPAFFPPPGGPNNMGGPPGGDGRGPNGPNDPYGRPPPYDRGDFGPAGSNQRPPLICEFDLRAPLPRGCPDPWINEGLVDLKNGGQHLHNASDPGEMESARTPLSEAEFEEIMNRNRAISSSAISRAVSDASAADYGSAIETLVTAISLIKQSKVSADDRCKVLISSLQDCLHGIENKSYGSASSSAPKRRERSRERDHSRSREKSRRHKSRSRDRHEDYYRERSRERERHRGDRERERERDREREYRHR, from the exons GAATCAGACTACCCTGCCCATGACCAGATAGACTTGTATGACGATGTTATCTCTCCTTCGGCCAATAATAACGGAGACGCACCTGAGGACCGGGACTACCTGGACAACCTACCCCCACCTGCTGGCTCCGAGGGGAACAAGAGCACCCCGCCCAACGTGGTTTACACGTACACTGGCAAGAGGATCGCCCTGTACATAGGCAATCTCACATGG TGGACAACAGACGAAGATTTGACAGACGCCATTGGATCAATAGGCATTAAGGATTTGCTGGAGATCAAGTTCTTTGAGAACAGAGCCAACGGGCAGAGTAAAGG GTTTGCCCTGGTGTGTGTGGGCTCAGACGCGTCCTCTAGGAAGCTACTGGACCTGCTGGCTAAACGGGAGCTACACGGACAGAACCCCATTGTTACCCCCTGCAACAAGCAGTCCCTCAGCCAGTTCGAGATGCAGTCTCGGAAAA GTACATCGGGTGGGCAGATGTCCGGCGATGGGAAGGCGGGACCCCCCACCATGGGCCCCCGCGGTGGCTTCCCCATGGGCATGGGTAGGGGCCGAGGCCGCTTCCCTGGCCCTCCTGGCCCTGGAGGAGACCGGTTCCCTGGGCCCATCGGACCCGGAGGACCACCGCCACACTTCCCAG GGTCGGGGATGAGGCCACCTGAACTCATTAACCATAGACACCAAGAAGGCCACCTGATGGATATGAATTTCAATTGCTTCCCGCCGGGACGTGATGGGAATTGGCGACCCAGAG GTGGTATGCAGGGCCCACCTCGACCCCCTCCTGGCCCACTAGGTCCCCCTGGACCCCTAGGCCCCCCTCCCCCAGGACAGGGCCTCCCCCCTCCCATGCAAGGCCCCCCCAACCGTGGCGACCGCCCACCACCCCCGGTCATGTTCCCCGGCCAGTTTGGCCAGCCCCCCATGGGTCCTCTCCCCCCTGGCCCTCCCCCACACGGCTTCGGCCCTCCTCCtggccccccacccccccaacagGGCCCTCCACCCCCTGGTCATTTTCCTCCTCGCCCCCCTGGTCCCCTTGGACCGCCTCTGGCCCTCGCTCCCCCACCACACATGACCGGGCCCCGACCTGGAGGTCCCCCACCGGCTCCCCATGTCAACCCAGCGTTCTTCCCTCCTCCTGGGGGTCCTAACAACATGGGGGGCCCTCCTGGAGGGGACGGCAGGGGCCCCAACGGGCCCAACGACCCCTATGGACGGCCACCTCCGTATGACCGGGGAGACTTCGGACCCGCCGGCAG TAACCAGCGTCCCCCGCTAATCTGTGAGTTTGACCTCAGGGCCCCCCTGCCCCGCGGCTGCCCAGACCCCTGGATTAACGAGGGTTTGGTCGATCTGAAAAATGGCGGCCAACACTTGCACAATGCGAGTGACCCAGG GGAGATGGAGTCGGCGCGGACACCGCTGAGTGAGGCAGAGTTTGAGGAGATCATGAACCGGAACCGAGCCATCTCCAGTAGTGCCATCTCTAGGGCGGTGTCAGATGCTAGCGCTG CTGACTATGGCAGTGCCATAGAGACTCTGGTGACAGCCATCTCTCTGATCAAGCAGTCTAAGGTATCTGCTGACGACCGCTGCAAAGTTCTCATCAGCTCTCTGCAGGACTGTCTCCACGGCATCGAGAACAAGTCCTACGGCTCTGCCTCCAG TTCTGCCCCCAAAAGACGCGAGAGGTCGAGGGAGCGTGACCACAGCCGATCCCGGGAGAAGAGCCGGCGCCACAAGTCCCGTAGCCGCGACCGCCACGAGGACTACTACCGCGAACGCAGCCGGGAGCGAGAACGGCACCGCGGGGACAGAGAACGTGAACGCGAAAGAGACCGTGAGAGGGAGTACCGACATCGTTAG
- the LOC115189924 gene encoding cleavage and polyadenylation specificity factor subunit 6 isoform X4, with product MADGVDHIDIYADVEEDFNQESDYPAHDQIDLYDDVISPSANNNGDAPEDRDYLDNLPPPAGSEGNKSTPPNVVYTYTGKRIALYIGNLTWWTTDEDLTDAIGSIGIKDLLEIKFFENRANGQSKGFALVCVGSDASSRKLLDLLAKRELHGQNPIVTPCNKQSLSQFEMQSRKSPGTSGGQMSGDGKAGPPTMGPRGGFPMGMGRGRGRFPGPPGPGGDRFPGPIGPGGPPPHFPGSGMRPPELINHRHQEGHLMDMNFNCFPPGRDGNWRPRGGMQGPPRPPPGPLGPPGPLGPPPPGQGLPPPMQGPPNRGDRPPPPVMFPGQFGQPPMGPLPPGPPPHGFGPPPGPPPPQQGPPPPGHFPPRPPGPLGPPLALAPPPHMTGPRPGGPPPAPHVNPAFFPPPGGPNNMGGPPGGDGRGPNGPNDPYGRPPPYDRGDFGPAGREMESARTPLSEAEFEEIMNRNRAISSSAISRAVSDASAADYGSAIETLVTAISLIKQSKVSADDRCKVLISSLQDCLHGIENKSYGSASSSAPKRRERSRERDHSRSREKSRRHKSRSRDRHEDYYRERSRERERHRGDRERERERDREREYRHR from the exons GAATCAGACTACCCTGCCCATGACCAGATAGACTTGTATGACGATGTTATCTCTCCTTCGGCCAATAATAACGGAGACGCACCTGAGGACCGGGACTACCTGGACAACCTACCCCCACCTGCTGGCTCCGAGGGGAACAAGAGCACCCCGCCCAACGTGGTTTACACGTACACTGGCAAGAGGATCGCCCTGTACATAGGCAATCTCACATGG TGGACAACAGACGAAGATTTGACAGACGCCATTGGATCAATAGGCATTAAGGATTTGCTGGAGATCAAGTTCTTTGAGAACAGAGCCAACGGGCAGAGTAAAGG GTTTGCCCTGGTGTGTGTGGGCTCAGACGCGTCCTCTAGGAAGCTACTGGACCTGCTGGCTAAACGGGAGCTACACGGACAGAACCCCATTGTTACCCCCTGCAACAAGCAGTCCCTCAGCCAGTTCGAGATGCAGTCTCGGAAAA GCCCAGGTACATCGGGTGGGCAGATGTCCGGCGATGGGAAGGCGGGACCCCCCACCATGGGCCCCCGCGGTGGCTTCCCCATGGGCATGGGTAGGGGCCGAGGCCGCTTCCCTGGCCCTCCTGGCCCTGGAGGAGACCGGTTCCCTGGGCCCATCGGACCCGGAGGACCACCGCCACACTTCCCAG GGTCGGGGATGAGGCCACCTGAACTCATTAACCATAGACACCAAGAAGGCCACCTGATGGATATGAATTTCAATTGCTTCCCGCCGGGACGTGATGGGAATTGGCGACCCAGAG GTGGTATGCAGGGCCCACCTCGACCCCCTCCTGGCCCACTAGGTCCCCCTGGACCCCTAGGCCCCCCTCCCCCAGGACAGGGCCTCCCCCCTCCCATGCAAGGCCCCCCCAACCGTGGCGACCGCCCACCACCCCCGGTCATGTTCCCCGGCCAGTTTGGCCAGCCCCCCATGGGTCCTCTCCCCCCTGGCCCTCCCCCACACGGCTTCGGCCCTCCTCCtggccccccacccccccaacagGGCCCTCCACCCCCTGGTCATTTTCCTCCTCGCCCCCCTGGTCCCCTTGGACCGCCTCTGGCCCTCGCTCCCCCACCACACATGACCGGGCCCCGACCTGGAGGTCCCCCACCGGCTCCCCATGTCAACCCAGCGTTCTTCCCTCCTCCTGGGGGTCCTAACAACATGGGGGGCCCTCCTGGAGGGGACGGCAGGGGCCCCAACGGGCCCAACGACCCCTATGGACGGCCACCTCCGTATGACCGGGGAGACTTCGGACCCGCCGGCAG GGAGATGGAGTCGGCGCGGACACCGCTGAGTGAGGCAGAGTTTGAGGAGATCATGAACCGGAACCGAGCCATCTCCAGTAGTGCCATCTCTAGGGCGGTGTCAGATGCTAGCGCTG CTGACTATGGCAGTGCCATAGAGACTCTGGTGACAGCCATCTCTCTGATCAAGCAGTCTAAGGTATCTGCTGACGACCGCTGCAAAGTTCTCATCAGCTCTCTGCAGGACTGTCTCCACGGCATCGAGAACAAGTCCTACGGCTCTGCCTCCAG TTCTGCCCCCAAAAGACGCGAGAGGTCGAGGGAGCGTGACCACAGCCGATCCCGGGAGAAGAGCCGGCGCCACAAGTCCCGTAGCCGCGACCGCCACGAGGACTACTACCGCGAACGCAGCCGGGAGCGAGAACGGCACCGCGGGGACAGAGAACGTGAACGCGAAAGAGACCGTGAGAGGGAGTACCGACATCGTTAG
- the LOC115189924 gene encoding cleavage and polyadenylation specificity factor subunit 6 isoform X3, with amino-acid sequence MADGVDHIDIYADVEEDFNQESDYPAHDQIDLYDDVISPSANNNGDAPEDRDYLDNLPPPAGSEGNKSTPPNVVYTYTGKRIALYIGNLTWWTTDEDLTDAIGSIGIKDLLEIKFFENRANGQSKGFALVCVGSDASSRKLLDLLAKRELHGQNPIVTPCNKQSLSQFEMQSRKSPGTSGGQMSGDGKAGPPTMGPRGGFPMGMGRGRGRFPGPPGPGGDRFPGPIGPGGPPPHFPGSGMRPPELINHRHQEGHLMDMNFNCFPPGRDGNWRPRGGMQGPPRPPPGPLGPPGPLGPPPPGQGLPPPMQGPPNRGDRPPPPVMFPGQFGQPPMGPLPPGPPPHGFGPPPGPPPPQQGPPPPGHFPPRPPGPLGPPLALAPPPHMTGPRPGGPPPAPHVNPAFFPPPGGPNNMGGPPGGDGRGPNGPNDPYGRPPPYDRGDFGPAGSNQRPPLICEFDLRAPLPRGCPDPWINEGLVDLKNGGQHLHNASDPGEMESARTPLSEAEFEEIMNRNRAISSSAISRAVSDASAADYGSAIETLVTAISLIKQSKVSADDRCKVLISSLQDCLHGIENKSYGSASRRERSRERDHSRSREKSRRHKSRSRDRHEDYYRERSRERERHRGDRERERERDREREYRHR; translated from the exons GAATCAGACTACCCTGCCCATGACCAGATAGACTTGTATGACGATGTTATCTCTCCTTCGGCCAATAATAACGGAGACGCACCTGAGGACCGGGACTACCTGGACAACCTACCCCCACCTGCTGGCTCCGAGGGGAACAAGAGCACCCCGCCCAACGTGGTTTACACGTACACTGGCAAGAGGATCGCCCTGTACATAGGCAATCTCACATGG TGGACAACAGACGAAGATTTGACAGACGCCATTGGATCAATAGGCATTAAGGATTTGCTGGAGATCAAGTTCTTTGAGAACAGAGCCAACGGGCAGAGTAAAGG GTTTGCCCTGGTGTGTGTGGGCTCAGACGCGTCCTCTAGGAAGCTACTGGACCTGCTGGCTAAACGGGAGCTACACGGACAGAACCCCATTGTTACCCCCTGCAACAAGCAGTCCCTCAGCCAGTTCGAGATGCAGTCTCGGAAAA GCCCAGGTACATCGGGTGGGCAGATGTCCGGCGATGGGAAGGCGGGACCCCCCACCATGGGCCCCCGCGGTGGCTTCCCCATGGGCATGGGTAGGGGCCGAGGCCGCTTCCCTGGCCCTCCTGGCCCTGGAGGAGACCGGTTCCCTGGGCCCATCGGACCCGGAGGACCACCGCCACACTTCCCAG GGTCGGGGATGAGGCCACCTGAACTCATTAACCATAGACACCAAGAAGGCCACCTGATGGATATGAATTTCAATTGCTTCCCGCCGGGACGTGATGGGAATTGGCGACCCAGAG GTGGTATGCAGGGCCCACCTCGACCCCCTCCTGGCCCACTAGGTCCCCCTGGACCCCTAGGCCCCCCTCCCCCAGGACAGGGCCTCCCCCCTCCCATGCAAGGCCCCCCCAACCGTGGCGACCGCCCACCACCCCCGGTCATGTTCCCCGGCCAGTTTGGCCAGCCCCCCATGGGTCCTCTCCCCCCTGGCCCTCCCCCACACGGCTTCGGCCCTCCTCCtggccccccacccccccaacagGGCCCTCCACCCCCTGGTCATTTTCCTCCTCGCCCCCCTGGTCCCCTTGGACCGCCTCTGGCCCTCGCTCCCCCACCACACATGACCGGGCCCCGACCTGGAGGTCCCCCACCGGCTCCCCATGTCAACCCAGCGTTCTTCCCTCCTCCTGGGGGTCCTAACAACATGGGGGGCCCTCCTGGAGGGGACGGCAGGGGCCCCAACGGGCCCAACGACCCCTATGGACGGCCACCTCCGTATGACCGGGGAGACTTCGGACCCGCCGGCAG TAACCAGCGTCCCCCGCTAATCTGTGAGTTTGACCTCAGGGCCCCCCTGCCCCGCGGCTGCCCAGACCCCTGGATTAACGAGGGTTTGGTCGATCTGAAAAATGGCGGCCAACACTTGCACAATGCGAGTGACCCAGG GGAGATGGAGTCGGCGCGGACACCGCTGAGTGAGGCAGAGTTTGAGGAGATCATGAACCGGAACCGAGCCATCTCCAGTAGTGCCATCTCTAGGGCGGTGTCAGATGCTAGCGCTG CTGACTATGGCAGTGCCATAGAGACTCTGGTGACAGCCATCTCTCTGATCAAGCAGTCTAAGGTATCTGCTGACGACCGCTGCAAAGTTCTCATCAGCTCTCTGCAGGACTGTCTCCACGGCATCGAGAACAAGTCCTACGGCTCTGCCTCCAG ACGCGAGAGGTCGAGGGAGCGTGACCACAGCCGATCCCGGGAGAAGAGCCGGCGCCACAAGTCCCGTAGCCGCGACCGCCACGAGGACTACTACCGCGAACGCAGCCGGGAGCGAGAACGGCACCGCGGGGACAGAGAACGTGAACGCGAAAGAGACCGTGAGAGGGAGTACCGACATCGTTAG
- the LOC115189924 gene encoding cleavage and polyadenylation specificity factor subunit 6 isoform X5 gives MADGVDHIDIYADVEEDFNQESDYPAHDQIDLYDDVISPSANNNGDAPEDRDYLDNLPPPAGSEGNKSTPPNVVYTYTGKRIALYIGNLTWWTTDEDLTDAIGSIGIKDLLEIKFFENRANGQSKGFALVCVGSDASSRKLLDLLAKRELHGQNPIVTPCNKQSLSQFEMQSRKSPGTSGGQMSGDGKAGPPTMGPRGGFPMGMGRGRGRFPGPPGPGGDRFPGPIGPGGPPPHFPGSGMRPPELINHRHQEGHLMDMNFNCFPPGRDGNWRPRGGMQGPPRPPPGPLGPPGPLGPPPPGQGLPPPMQGPPNRGDRPPPPVMFPGQFGQPPMGPLPPGPPPHGFGPPPGPPPPQQGPPPPGHFPPRPPGPLGPPLALAPPPHMTGPRPGGPPPAPHVNPAFFPPPGGPNNMGGPPGGDGRGPNGPNDPYGRPPPYDRGDFGPAGREMESARTPLSEAEFEEIMNRNRAISSSAISRAVSDASAADYGSAIETLVTAISLIKQSKVSADDRCKVLISSLQDCLHGIENKSYGSASRRERSRERDHSRSREKSRRHKSRSRDRHEDYYRERSRERERHRGDRERERERDREREYRHR, from the exons GAATCAGACTACCCTGCCCATGACCAGATAGACTTGTATGACGATGTTATCTCTCCTTCGGCCAATAATAACGGAGACGCACCTGAGGACCGGGACTACCTGGACAACCTACCCCCACCTGCTGGCTCCGAGGGGAACAAGAGCACCCCGCCCAACGTGGTTTACACGTACACTGGCAAGAGGATCGCCCTGTACATAGGCAATCTCACATGG TGGACAACAGACGAAGATTTGACAGACGCCATTGGATCAATAGGCATTAAGGATTTGCTGGAGATCAAGTTCTTTGAGAACAGAGCCAACGGGCAGAGTAAAGG GTTTGCCCTGGTGTGTGTGGGCTCAGACGCGTCCTCTAGGAAGCTACTGGACCTGCTGGCTAAACGGGAGCTACACGGACAGAACCCCATTGTTACCCCCTGCAACAAGCAGTCCCTCAGCCAGTTCGAGATGCAGTCTCGGAAAA GCCCAGGTACATCGGGTGGGCAGATGTCCGGCGATGGGAAGGCGGGACCCCCCACCATGGGCCCCCGCGGTGGCTTCCCCATGGGCATGGGTAGGGGCCGAGGCCGCTTCCCTGGCCCTCCTGGCCCTGGAGGAGACCGGTTCCCTGGGCCCATCGGACCCGGAGGACCACCGCCACACTTCCCAG GGTCGGGGATGAGGCCACCTGAACTCATTAACCATAGACACCAAGAAGGCCACCTGATGGATATGAATTTCAATTGCTTCCCGCCGGGACGTGATGGGAATTGGCGACCCAGAG GTGGTATGCAGGGCCCACCTCGACCCCCTCCTGGCCCACTAGGTCCCCCTGGACCCCTAGGCCCCCCTCCCCCAGGACAGGGCCTCCCCCCTCCCATGCAAGGCCCCCCCAACCGTGGCGACCGCCCACCACCCCCGGTCATGTTCCCCGGCCAGTTTGGCCAGCCCCCCATGGGTCCTCTCCCCCCTGGCCCTCCCCCACACGGCTTCGGCCCTCCTCCtggccccccacccccccaacagGGCCCTCCACCCCCTGGTCATTTTCCTCCTCGCCCCCCTGGTCCCCTTGGACCGCCTCTGGCCCTCGCTCCCCCACCACACATGACCGGGCCCCGACCTGGAGGTCCCCCACCGGCTCCCCATGTCAACCCAGCGTTCTTCCCTCCTCCTGGGGGTCCTAACAACATGGGGGGCCCTCCTGGAGGGGACGGCAGGGGCCCCAACGGGCCCAACGACCCCTATGGACGGCCACCTCCGTATGACCGGGGAGACTTCGGACCCGCCGGCAG GGAGATGGAGTCGGCGCGGACACCGCTGAGTGAGGCAGAGTTTGAGGAGATCATGAACCGGAACCGAGCCATCTCCAGTAGTGCCATCTCTAGGGCGGTGTCAGATGCTAGCGCTG CTGACTATGGCAGTGCCATAGAGACTCTGGTGACAGCCATCTCTCTGATCAAGCAGTCTAAGGTATCTGCTGACGACCGCTGCAAAGTTCTCATCAGCTCTCTGCAGGACTGTCTCCACGGCATCGAGAACAAGTCCTACGGCTCTGCCTCCAG ACGCGAGAGGTCGAGGGAGCGTGACCACAGCCGATCCCGGGAGAAGAGCCGGCGCCACAAGTCCCGTAGCCGCGACCGCCACGAGGACTACTACCGCGAACGCAGCCGGGAGCGAGAACGGCACCGCGGGGACAGAGAACGTGAACGCGAAAGAGACCGTGAGAGGGAGTACCGACATCGTTAG